One part of the Molothrus ater isolate BHLD 08-10-18 breed brown headed cowbird unplaced genomic scaffold, BPBGC_Mater_1.1 matUn_MA582, whole genome shotgun sequence genome encodes these proteins:
- the MECP2 gene encoding LOW QUALITY PROTEIN: methyl-CpG-binding protein 2 (The sequence of the model RefSeq protein was modified relative to this genomic sequence to represent the inferred CDS: inserted 1 base in 1 codon), translating into MAAAAPSGDEGRLEEKSEENLQRPPKAKKPKKERKEPEQPAAEPAEAGKAESSEGAGAAPAAPEASASPKQRRSIIRDRGPMYDDPTLPEGWTRKLKQRKSGRSAGKYDVYLINPQGKAFRSKVELIAYFEKVGDTSLDPNDFDFTVTGRGSPSRREQRPPKKPKSPKGPGTGRGRGRPKGSGGGGGSARPKAASAVSEGGSAAKRALEKPPGKLLVKMPFSPGQPGPAAPPAPRRPGRKRRAEPDSPAVPKKRGRKPAGAAGPGGPGGPDKKAATPPAVQETVLPIKKRKTRETVVVETVTMAATATATTTTTTTTPRPPPTPPGSRGPRSARSPGRRSKEGSPKGRXGSSRAPPRRRRRRRRSPPRATPRTAPAPPPPPPPPPPPPPPPQDLSGCSEQRGGPAAPDGCAKEPPKTQQPPPPPPLPPSPPYKHRGEPEHKDSASSSSTSSSSSSSSSSSSSSSSSSSAPPPPPPPPSVAVPRPPAREEPVDTRTPVPERVS; encoded by the exons atggcggcggcggcgccgagCGGCGACGAGGGGCGGCT GGAGGAGAAGTCCGAGGAGAACCTGCAGCGGCCGCCCAAGGCCAAGAAGCCCAAGAAGGAGCGCAAGGAGCCGGAGCAGCCCGCGGCCGAGCCCGCCGAGGCCGGCAAGGCCGAGAGCTCGgagggggccggggcggcgccggcGGCCCCGGAGGCGTCGGCGTCGCCGAAGCAGCGGCGCTCCATCATCCGCGACCGCGGGCCCATGTACGACGACCCCACGCTGCCCGAGGGCTGGACACGCAAACTCAAACAGCGCAAATCCGGCCGCTCGGCCGGCAAGTACGACGTCTACCTGATCAA CCCGCAGGGAAAAGCCTTCCGCTCCAAGGTGGAGCTGATCGCCTACTTCGAGAAGGTGGGGGACACCTCGCTGGACCCCAACGACTTCGACTTCACCGTCACCGGCCGGGGCAGCCCCTCGCGCCGCGAGCAGCGCCCTCCCAAGAAGCCCAAATCGCCCAAAGGCCCCGGCACCGGCCGCGGCCGGGGGCGGCCCAAGGGCAGCGGCGGCGGaggcggcagcgcccggcccaaGGCGGCCTCGGCCGTGTCCGAGGGGGGCTCTGCGGCCAAACGGGCTCTGGAGAAGCCCCCCGGCAAGCTGCTGGTCAAGATGCCGTTCTCCCCGGGCCAGCcgggccccgcggccccgccggccccgcggcggCCGGGCCGTAAGCGCCGGGCCGAGCCGGACAGTCCGGCCGTGCCCAAGAAACGCGGGCGCAAaccggcgggggcggcggggccgggggggccgggcggCCCCGACAAGAAGGCGGCGACTCCCCCGGCCGTGCAGGAGACCGTGCTGCCCATCAAGAAGAGGAAGACGAGGGAGACGGTGGTGGTGGAAACGGTGACGATGGCGGCCACCGCGACCGCCACGACGACAACGACGACGACGacgccgcggccgccgccgaCCCCGCCGGGTTCCCGCGGCCCCCgcagcgcccgcagccccggccggcGCAGCAAGGAGGGCAGCCCCAAGGGCC GGGGCTCCTCCCGcgcccccccccgccgccgccgccgccgccgccggagccCCCCCAGAGCGACCCCAAGGACAGCgccagcccccccccccccgccgcccccgccgccgccgccgccgccgcccccccaGGACTTGAGCGGGTGCTCGGAGCAGAGGGGGGGTCCCGCGGCCCCCGACGGCTGCGCCAAGGAGCCCCCTAAGACTCAgcagcccccgccgccgccgccgctgccgccgtCGCCGCCCTACAAACACCGAGGGGAGCCCGAGCACAAAGActctgcctcctcttcctccacctcctcctcctcctcctcttcctcctcttcatcctcctcctcctcgtcgtCCTCgtcggcgccgccgccgcccccgcccccccccAGCGTGGCCGTGCCGCGGCCCCCGGCCCGCGAGGAGCCGGTGGACACGCGGACGCCTGTGCCCGAGCGGGTCAGCTGA
- the LOC118701324 gene encoding blue-sensitive opsin has product MQKSREMRDELPEDFYIPVSLDTPNVTALSPFLVPQTHLGSPGIFKAMAAFMFLLVVLGVPINALTVVCTAKYKKLRSHLNYILVNLAVANLLVVCVGSTTAFYSFSQMYFALGPLACKIEGFTATLGGMVSLWSLAVVAFERFLVICKPLGNFTFRGSHAVLGCAITWIFGLVASVPPLFGWSRYIPEGLQCSCGPDWYTTDNKWNNESYVIFLFCFCFGFPLSVIIFSYGRLLLTLRAVAKQQEQSATTQKAEREVTKMVVVMVLGFLVCWLPYCAFALWVVTHRGHPFDVGLASIPSVFSKASTVYNPIIYVFMNKQFRSCMLKLVFCGRSPFGDDDDVSGSSQATQVSSVSSSQVSPA; this is encoded by the exons ATGCAGAAGTCGCGGGAGATGCGGGACGAGCTCCCCGAGGATTTCTACATCCCCGTGAGCCTGGATACCCCAAACGTGACGGCGCTGAGCCCCTTCCTGGTGCCCCAGACCCACCTGGGCAGCCCCGGCATCTTCAAGGCCATGGCGGCCTTCATGTtcctgctggtggtgctgggcgTCCCCATCAACGCGCTGACCGTGGTGTGCACGGCCAAGTACAAGAAGCTGAGGTCGCACCTCAACTACATCCTGGTCAACCTGGCGGTGGCCAACCTGCTGGTGGTGTGCGTGGGCTCCACCACGGCCTTCTACAGCTTCTCCCAGATGTACTTCGCCCTGGGGCCGCTGGCCTGCAAGATCGAGGGGTTCACGGCCACGCTGGGCG ggatggtgTCCCTGTGGTCACTGGCCGTGGTGGCCTTCGAGCGGTTCCTGGTCATCTGCAAGCCCCTGGGCAACTTCACCTTCCGGGGCAGCCACGCGGTGCTGGGCTGCGCCATCACCTGGATCTTCGGCCTCGTCGCCTCCGTGCCCCCCCTCTTCGGCTGGAGCAG gtaCATCCCCGAGGGGCTGCAGTGCTCGTGCGGCCCGGACTGGTACACGACAGACAACAAATGGAACAACGAGTCCTACGtgattttcctcttctgcttctgcttcgGCTTCCCCCTGAGCGTCATCATCTTCTCCTACGGGCGGCTGCTGCTCACCCTGCGCGCG GTGgccaagcagcaggagcagtcgGCCACGACGCAGAAGGCCGAGCGCGAGGTGACCAagatggtggtggtgatggtgctGGGCTTCCTGGTGTGCTGGCTGCCCTACTGCGCCTTCGCGCTCTGGGTGGTGACGCACCGGGGACACCCCTTCGACGTGGGGCTGGCCTCCATCCCCTCCGTCTTCTCCAAGGCCTCCACCGTCTACAACCCCATCATCTACGTCTTCATGAACAAGCag TTCCGCTCCTGCATGCTCAAGCTCGTGTTCTGCGGCCGGAGCCCCTTCGGGGACGATGACGACGTGTCCGGCTCGTCCCAGGCCACGCAGGTGTCCTCGGTGTCCTCCAGCCAGGTGTCCCCCGCATAG